The Streptomyces sp. TLI_105 DNA segment GCCGGCGTGCGTGGTGCCGTACATGTCCTCGATCGTGCGGAGCAGGTTGTAGTGGTTGTACGTGGTCGCGGACGTCGAGCCCGGGATCACCTGCTGGCCGTACAGGACGGTCGCGATCTTGTTGCCGGCGAGCCGGTTGTCCTCGTCGAAGGTGACGACGAGGAGGCTGTTGTGGGTCTTCGCCCAGGTCGCGTAGGCGCCGAGCTTGTTCTTCAGCCAGGTGTCACCGGTGCTGACAGAGCAGTCGTGCATGTCGCTGCACAGGTTCGGGACCACGAAGGACACCTGCGGCAGCGTGGTGTAGTCGGTCGGGAACTGGGCCATGGTGTACGCCGACGAGGTCGGGACGTTCGAGAAGCCGAACCACGGGTTGTGCTTGCGGGCGTAGTTGCCGCTGCTGCACGTGGTGGACCCCTGGCTGGGGAGCGTCTCGTTGTAGCTCTTCCAGGTCTTGCCCGCGGCGATCAGCTCGGAGGCCAGGTTCGGCGCGGAGGAGAAGCCCGGCGTGTAGCAGGAGTCGTCCGTGATGCCCTGGGTGGAGCCCGAGAACATCGCGAAGTAGTTGGGCTGGCTGGGGTGGGTCTCGGCGTACGACTGGGTGAGGTTGGCGCCGCCGCTCTTCAGCGAGTTGATGTACGGGGCGCTGGAACTGCCGATGATCTGGCTGTAGGCGTGGTTCTCGAAGACCACGACGACCACGTGGTCGGGGGTGGGGACGGTCGCCGCCGCCTGGGCCTGCGACGTGCCGCCGAAACCGGCCCACAGGCCGATCGACGTGGCCGCGAGACCGAGGGCGGACAGAAGGGCGGTGCGGCGTTTTCTGGGCGCGCCGGACACGGCTACCTCCGGTTGAGGGTGATGACTACGGGAGCGGTGCAAGCGGCAGGCTAGGTGTGGGCATGTCAACCTGGAAGGTGTTCCGTGTGAAGACCCGGGAAACGTCTCGTGCCACCACGTGGAAACCCCCGCCCACCTGCTCGACCGTTCTTTGCCCCCCGTCCTCCAGTCTCCGCCCGGCGGGCCCCGGCCGCAGGGCGCCGGCCGACACCCGTCGCGATCGAGGCCGGACGTCCTCGTCGGGGACGTCCGGCAATCCGGCGGAGCGCGGGAGGCATCCGGCGGAGGACGGGAGGCATCCGGCGGAGGACGGGAGGCATCCGGCCCTCCACCTGGTCTTTCCGCCCCCCGCCGGGGGCGGGGGCGGTCCGTGCCGGGCGCAGCCCGCTTCCTGGTGGCACGCTGAAGGAAGGAGGATCCGCGCCGCCGAGCCCCGGGAGGATCCGATGGGACGTGACGTCCCGGCGCTGACGTTCACACGTGACGACCGCCGTCGTTTCCGCGACAGGACGCGCGCCTCCCTCGACGTCCTCGCCCGGATGCTGCGCGAGGCGCGCTTCGACGTGGATTGGCCGCGGGTCGGCCTCGAGATCGAGCTGAACCTCGTCGACGAGACCGCCAGGCCCGCCATGCGCGGCTCGGAGGTCCTGGGGGCCATCGCCGACCCGGCCTGGTCGAGCGAGCTGGGCCGGTTCAACCTGGAGATCAACATCCCGCCCCGCCGTCTCACCGAGGGCGGCCCCGACACATGGGAGGAGGAGATCCGCAACGCCCTGAACCACGCCGAGGAGAAGGCCGCCGCCATCGGCGCGCACCTGGTCATGATCGGGACCCTCCCGACCCTGGAGCGCGAGGACGTGAACCGTGACGCGCTGTCCGAGAACCCGCGCTACCACCTCCTCAACGACCAGATCTTCGCGGCACGCGGCGAGGATCTCCTCATCGAGATCGACGGGGTGGAACGGCTGCGGACCTACGCGGACACCATCACGCCCGAAGCGGCCTGTACCAGCACCCAGTTCCACCTCCAGGTCGCACCCGAACAGTTCGCCGCGTACTGGAACGCCGCCCAGGCCATCGCCGGCGTCCAGGTCGCGCTGGCGGCGAACTCGCCCTTCCTCTTCGGCAAGGAACTGTGGAGCGAGACCCGCATCCCGCTGTTCGAGCAGACCACGGACACCCGGCCGGACGAGATCAAGGTCCAGGGAGTGCGGCCCCGCGTGTGGTTCGGCGAACGCTGGATCACCAGCGTCTTCGACCTCTTCGAGGAGAACACCCGCTACTTCCCGGCGCTCCTGCCGCTCTGCGAGGACGAGGACCCCGAGGAGACCCTCGACCGCGGCGAGATCCCGCACCTGGCCGAACTCACCCTGCACAACGGCACGGTCTACCGCTGGAACCGCCCCGTCTACGCGGTCGTCGACGGGGTCCCGCACCTCCGCGTCGAGAACCGGGTGCTGCCCGCCGGACCGACCGTGGCCGACGCGATGTCGAACGGCGCCTTCTACTACGGTCTCGTCCGCGCCCTGGTCGACGAGGACCGGCCGGTATGGACCCGGATGTCGTTCGCGGCCGCCGAGGAGAACCTGCACACGGCGGCGCGACGCGGCATCGACGCCGAACTCTTCTGGCCCGGCACGGGCCAGGTGCCCGTCACCGAACTGGTCCTGCGCCGACTCCTTCCGCTCGCCCACCGGGGTCTGGAGGCCCTGGGGCTGGACGCACAGTGGCGTGAACCGCTGCTCGGCATCGTCGAGCAGCGCTGCGTGGCGACCCGCAACGGCGCCGTGTGGCAGGCGGAGATGTTCCACCACCTCCACGACATCGCCCACCTCGACCGGCCCGCGGCCCTGCGCCGTATGACCAGCCAGTACATCGACTTCATGCACCTCAACGCCCCGGCCCACACCTGGCCGGTGGAGTGACCGGCAGGGGTCGCGTCCCGCCCCGGGGCGCCGGCGGCGGGTTCAGCCGCCGAGGCGTGTGAGGGCGCTCGGGCCGAGGTGTTCGGCGATGACGTCCAGCGCGGCCTTGACCTCCTCCAGGCGCGCGGGGTCCTCCAGTACGCGAGTGAGGACGCCGTCGATGTCGACGGAACGGACTTCCGCGACGCGGGGGGAGACGGCCGGGGAGGGGGTGATGAGGGTGCGCCGACGGTCGGCGGGGTCGGTGCGGGTCTCGACCGCACCGGCCTCACGCAGACGGGCGACGCAGGCGGAGACCTTGCTCTGGGGGAAACCGGTCCGCGCGGCGATGTCCTTGATGGGCGTGCCGGGATGTGCCTTGATGTCGGCCGCGACGATGACCACCGACTGCGTGCTCGTCCCGTGGGCGCCGATGCCCTCGGTGGGGATGGCGGCCTCGCCGAGCTTCATCAGGGTGCGGCCCAGGAGGGCCAGATCCATGCCGTTCATCGGAACAAGGTACATCGCCGAAGATGCATCGTAAGGAATGGATCACCAAAGATGCATCAGTCTTGATGTATCTGAAGTGATGCATTAGCGTGAGGGCATCACCGACGAAGGAGAACCCATGCCGACCACCGGTTTGCTGCCCGTCGACGGCGCCACGCTCTACTTCGAGCAGCGCGGAACCGGACCGCTCCTGCTCATCGCGCAGAGCGGCGAAGGCGACGCCCGGCGCAGCACCGACCTCGTCGACGCCCTGGCCGACGACTTCACCCTGATCACCTACGACCGCCGGGGCCTGTCCCGCAGCACCCTCGACGACCCCCACCGGCCGGTCGCCATGGCCGACCACGCCGACGACGTCCACCGCCTCCTCGCGCACGTGGCCGACAGCCCGGCCCTCATGCTCGGCTGCAGCTTCGGCGCGGTGATCGGACTGCACCTGGCCGCCGAGCACGGCGACCAGCTCGACACCCTGATCGCCCACGAGCCCGTGGCGCCCTGGCTGCTCGACGCGGAAGCCGAACCCCACCGCCGCGAACTGGCCGGGCTGCAGGACCTGTTCGCCACGGGCGGTCTGCCCGCGGCCCTCCCTGCCATCGCGAAGTCCCTCGGCATCGACCCGGCACACCCCGACACGGAGCCCGGCCTGACCCCGCAGCCGATGGACGAACAACGCCGGAGCAACTTCGCCCGCTTCATCACCGACGAGTTCACCATGCTGCGGACCGACCCCGGCTGCCGCGACCGCCTCGCCACGACCAGGACCCGC contains these protein-coding regions:
- a CDS encoding alkaline phosphatase family protein — encoded protein: MSGAPRKRRTALLSALGLAATSIGLWAGFGGTSQAQAAATVPTPDHVVVVVFENHAYSQIIGSSSAPYINSLKSGGANLTQSYAETHPSQPNYFAMFSGSTQGITDDSCYTPGFSSAPNLASELIAAGKTWKSYNETLPSQGSTTCSSGNYARKHNPWFGFSNVPTSSAYTMAQFPTDYTTLPQVSFVVPNLCSDMHDCSVSTGDTWLKNKLGAYATWAKTHNSLLVVTFDEDNRLAGNKIATVLYGQQVIPGSTSATTYNHYNLLRTIEDMYGTTHAGQAANATPITGIWTP
- a CDS encoding glutamate-cysteine ligase family protein, whose product is MGRDVPALTFTRDDRRRFRDRTRASLDVLARMLREARFDVDWPRVGLEIELNLVDETARPAMRGSEVLGAIADPAWSSELGRFNLEINIPPRRLTEGGPDTWEEEIRNALNHAEEKAAAIGAHLVMIGTLPTLEREDVNRDALSENPRYHLLNDQIFAARGEDLLIEIDGVERLRTYADTITPEAACTSTQFHLQVAPEQFAAYWNAAQAIAGVQVALAANSPFLFGKELWSETRIPLFEQTTDTRPDEIKVQGVRPRVWFGERWITSVFDLFEENTRYFPALLPLCEDEDPEETLDRGEIPHLAELTLHNGTVYRWNRPVYAVVDGVPHLRVENRVLPAGPTVADAMSNGAFYYGLVRALVDEDRPVWTRMSFAAAEENLHTAARRGIDAELFWPGTGQVPVTELVLRRLLPLAHRGLEALGLDAQWREPLLGIVEQRCVATRNGAVWQAEMFHHLHDIAHLDRPAALRRMTSQYIDFMHLNAPAHTWPVE
- a CDS encoding MarR family winged helix-turn-helix transcriptional regulator, with amino-acid sequence MNGMDLALLGRTLMKLGEAAIPTEGIGAHGTSTQSVVIVAADIKAHPGTPIKDIAARTGFPQSKVSACVARLREAGAVETRTDPADRRRTLITPSPAVSPRVAEVRSVDIDGVLTRVLEDPARLEEVKAALDVIAEHLGPSALTRLGG
- a CDS encoding alpha/beta fold hydrolase, encoding MPTTGLLPVDGATLYFEQRGTGPLLLIAQSGEGDARRSTDLVDALADDFTLITYDRRGLSRSTLDDPHRPVAMADHADDVHRLLAHVADSPALMLGCSFGAVIGLHLAAEHGDQLDTLIAHEPVAPWLLDAEAEPHRRELAGLQDLFATGGLPAALPAIAKSLGIDPAHPDTEPGLTPQPMDEQRRSNFARFITDEFTMLRTDPGCRDRLATTRTRILPATGRTTPTTVFDHQAAHRLGALLERPVLTFPGGHNGNTTHPRAWAAQLRTLLYAHCR